A single Ignavibacteriales bacterium DNA region contains:
- a CDS encoding ABC-F family ATP-binding cassette domain-containing protein encodes MVDLIDVSLQFGGRYLFRDVNLKINSGDKLSLVGANGTGKTSLLRMLNGSLQPEKGNIYKQRRLSIGYLPQENVTHSGKTVLEEASSAFPGILAQREKETEITRLLETVTDEAQRDELIYALGDVHQKLQEYDSYSLEARVSKVLRGLGFEEEDLVRMTDEFSGGWQMRLALAKILIAESDLIMLDEPTNHLDIDSLEWLTSFLQGYKGSLLIVSHDKTFIDNVTDKTLEIYLGKFNIFNGKYDDYLKFKEERDRQTEALYETQQKKIKETERFIERFRYKASKARQVQSRVKQLEKVELIELPEYTSEINLRFPPAPPSGRTVMTLSKVHKYYGEKQIFRDLDFEIMKGDKIAFVGPNGAGKTTLAKILAGVTDISHGQVITGHNVMTAYYAQDVTASLDPDIDILETIAQVSENTTVPYLRGLLGSFLFTGDDVFKKVGVLSGGEKSRVCLAKILSAKFNFIILDEPTNHLDISSKKILQKALSDFEGSLVLVSHDVDFLRPIVNKVVRIERGLFRQYEDGIDYYLLKRNQESAAVQQTAAQAKKSAADTTRKDIKRLEAELRQEKYNRTKDLRKKLEKSESEIALLEGKQKSIEDRLADPTLYQRPDELKAANAEYKEIKEKLAKVYGDWETVSIKLDEIDREFEERGSSLAAG; translated from the coding sequence AGGGAAATATATACAAGCAGCGCAGGCTGAGCATCGGCTATCTTCCTCAGGAAAATGTAACACACAGCGGCAAGACCGTTCTTGAAGAAGCATCATCAGCATTCCCCGGCATTCTTGCGCAGAGGGAAAAGGAAACGGAAATTACCCGCCTGCTTGAAACCGTTACTGATGAAGCTCAGCGTGATGAACTGATTTATGCTCTCGGTGATGTTCACCAGAAACTGCAGGAATATGACTCCTACTCCCTTGAAGCACGGGTAAGTAAAGTCCTCCGGGGACTTGGATTTGAGGAAGAAGACCTGGTCCGCATGACGGATGAGTTTTCAGGCGGCTGGCAGATGCGTCTGGCGCTTGCAAAGATTCTCATAGCCGAAAGCGATCTGATCATGCTTGATGAGCCTACCAACCATCTTGATATTGATTCGCTTGAGTGGCTGACCTCGTTTTTACAGGGCTACAAGGGTTCACTCCTTATTGTTTCACACGATAAAACCTTTATTGATAATGTAACCGATAAAACTCTTGAGATATATCTTGGCAAGTTCAACATATTTAACGGCAAATATGATGACTATCTGAAATTTAAGGAAGAGCGCGACCGCCAGACCGAAGCGCTCTACGAAACCCAGCAGAAAAAGATAAAAGAGACTGAACGCTTTATTGAACGGTTCAGATACAAGGCATCCAAAGCACGCCAGGTGCAGAGCCGCGTTAAACAGCTCGAAAAAGTTGAGCTGATCGAACTTCCCGAATATACATCAGAAATTAATCTCCGCTTTCCTCCGGCTCCGCCATCAGGAAGGACTGTTATGACGCTCAGCAAGGTGCATAAATACTACGGAGAAAAACAGATATTCAGGGATCTTGATTTCGAGATCATGAAAGGGGATAAAATTGCTTTTGTCGGGCCAAACGGCGCAGGTAAAACCACGTTGGCTAAAATTCTGGCCGGAGTAACTGATATATCACACGGGCAGGTAATAACCGGACACAACGTAATGACCGCGTACTACGCTCAGGATGTTACAGCAAGTCTCGATCCCGATATTGATATCCTTGAAACCATTGCGCAGGTTTCAGAGAATACAACTGTTCCCTATCTTCGCGGTCTGCTTGGCTCATTTCTGTTTACGGGTGATGATGTGTTTAAAAAAGTGGGAGTGCTTTCAGGAGGAGAAAAAAGCAGAGTCTGCCTGGCGAAAATACTCTCAGCGAAGTTTAATTTTATTATTCTTGATGAGCCGACTAACCATCTTGATATATCCTCAAAGAAGATTTTGCAGAAAGCACTTTCTGATTTTGAAGGCTCGCTGGTTCTGGTTTCTCATGATGTGGATTTTCTTCGTCCTATTGTCAATAAAGTAGTGCGCATTGAACGGGGACTCTTCCGCCAGTATGAGGATGGAATTGATTATTATCTGTTGAAACGCAATCAGGAATCTGCAGCAGTGCAGCAGACTGCCGCACAGGCAAAAAAATCAGCAGCGGACACAACCCGCAAAGACATCAAGCGCCTTGAAGCAGAACTCCGGCAGGAAAAGTATAACCGGACCAAAGACCTGAGAAAGAAACTTGAGAAATCCGAATCTGAAATCGCTCTGCTTGAAGGAAAACAGAAATCAATTGAAGACCGGCTTGCTGACCCCACACTTTATCAGAGACCGGATGAACTGAAAGCCGCTAATGCTGAGTATAAAGAAATAAAAGAGAAACTGGCAAAAGTATATGGTGACTGGGAAACCGTCAGCATTAAACTGGACGAAATTGACAGGGAGTTTGAGGAGCGCGGCTCCTCTCTTGCTGCAGGCTAA